TCGTCAACTTCACGTCGGGCGCGATGTCGGTGACGTTGCCGTACTCGACGGGAATCGTGTGTTTGAGTGCGTCCCGGACCTGCTGGCTCTCGTAGGGCGGTGCGCGTCCCTCTTTGGCGGCGACGTCGAGGTAGTCGAGCTGGAGGAGCCCCATCAGGTCTCGCGTCGGTGCAGTGGTGTAGATCGGGCCGTCGTAGCCGTACTTGAACAGGATCGGGATGAGCGCGGAGTGGTCGAGGTGGGCGTGCGTGAGTACGACCGCGTCGATCGACTGTGGACCGGCGGCGAGGGCCTCCGGTGCCTGGAGGTAGGGCACCTCTCCCTCCGCGCCGGGCTTGTCGCCACAGTCGATGAGGATGCGCGACTCGGGCGTCGAGAGGATGAACGCGGCGCGCCCGACCTCGCGACAGCACCCGAGCGTCGTCAGGCGCACCCAGTCGGCGTCGTCCGTCGTCGGACGGTTGATCTGGCGACCGACGCGTTCGAGGATGTCGCGCCGTTCGGTCCGTTCCTGTTTGAGGAAGTTCCGGACGTTCGAGACGGTCGAGGACTCCATCGGTGGCGTTCGGACGACTTCCGGTGTCCAGCCGACCGATGCCGAGATCTCGTCGAGGGTCTCGCCGTGGCGGCCGATGACGAGGCCGGGCTTTTCGGCTTCGATGAACACTTCGCCGGTGTCGTGGTCGAAATCGAGGTTCTGGACGCCCGCGGCTTCTGGAATGGTCGACGAGATCTCTTCGCGGGCGCGCTGCTCGTTGACGAGTGCGCCCTGCGTCGGGCGGACGTTGATGCGCTTCTGGAGGGTCTGGGCGAGGTTCGGTACGAGCCGGTCCCTGTTGGCGACCTTCCGTGCGTCGGGCGTGTAGATGACGAGTTCTGGCCCTTCGAACGTTACCGAGGCGATCTCGATGTCGTCCGGCGTTTCCTGCTCGACCGTTGTTCGAATCTTCTCAAGTGTCTCGTCTGCGGAACTCATGGGTTGAAATCAACGATTAGTGGCCGTCAGCGGCTGCGAAAACGACGGCAACGGGGGTTCGATAGATGCGGCTATGCTGGGGAGTGGCAAGAACCTTTGCTTCTCGATCCACGCACTCGGAGGCCCGGAGTCGGGTCTGGTCGCACGACGATCTGGCGTCGGGGTCGGCTACTCGGAGACTTCTCGGACCACGCGTCCGATCCGGTCGATCGCCGCGTCGACGTCGGCGCGGTCCACGTCGAGGTTGGTACACAGCCGCGTCGTGTACTCGGAGACGCTTCCACAGCGGACGCCACGCGCCACACAGCCCTCGACGAAGGCCTCGCTGGTGATCCCGGCTGGTTCGCTGTCGACGACGACGATGTTGGTCTCCGGTGTCGGCACGCGGAGGCCGTCTATTGTGTCGAGACCGGTCGCTAGTCGCCGTGCGTTCTCGTGGTCGTCGGCGAGTCGGTCGACGTTGTCGAGCGCTTCGAGGCCGGGTGCCGCGATCATGCCCGCCTGCCGCATTCCGCCGCCGAACAGCTTGCGGAGGCGACGGGCCTCGGCGACGAACGACTCGGTGCCCGCGAGGACCGAGCCGACGGGTGCGCCCAGTCCCTTGGAGAGACAGGCCATCACCGAGTCGGCTTCCCGGGCGAGCGCGGCCGGCGTGGTGTCCAGCGCGACCGCGGCGTTCCACAGCCGCGCGCCGTCGAGGTGGACCGGCACGTCGAGAGCGTGTGCCGCGTCACACGCAGCGTCGACGTGGGCTTCGGGGATCGCGACGCCGCCGCGGTAGTTGTGCGTGTTCTCCAGTGTCACCAGACCGGTCCCCGGTCGGTGCAGGTCCTCGGCGACGAACGCCTCGTTGATCTGTTCGGGGGTGGGGACGCAGCGCTCCTCGGCGTCGACGGTGCGACACTGGAGCTGTGCGTGCTGGGCGGTCCCGCCGAGTTCCCAGCGATAGATGTGTGACTCACGGTCCAGCAGGAGCTCCTGTCCGCGTTCGGTGTGGGCTCGGACGGCGATCTGGTTGCCCATGGTGCCGCTGGGAACGAAGAGCGCGTCGGCTTTCCCGAGCAGATCGGCGGCACGGGACTCCAGTTCGGCGACGGTGGGATCTTCCCCGTACACGTCGTCGCCGACCGGGGCGTTGCGGGCGGCCTCTCGCATTGCCGTCGAGGGCCTGGTCACCGTGTCCGAGCGGAGGTCGATCGTGTCGTCGTGTCCGGACATGGATCAGGCCTGCTGGGCGGCGTCGTCGCTCGGTTCCGTCAGGTGAGCCTTCCCCCACTCGGCCATCGCGTCGATCACCGGTTCGAGCGACGAGCCACGCTCTGTCAGGGAGTACTGGACGCGAAATGGCTGTTCGCTGATAACTTCGCGATCGACCAGGCTGTGTTCCTGGAGGTCTTCGAGACTGTCCGAGAGGACTTTGCTGGAGATCCCGTCGACGCTCTCTTTCAGTTCGTTGAACCCGGACGGGCCGTGTTCGAGCAGGCGGTGGACCAGTACCGGGTGCCACTTCTTGCCGATCACCGACGCCGTCGTCGTGATCGGACACCACTCCTCGCCGGCACACCACACTTCCAGGGGCTCACTGGCGTCTGTCATCGTCGCACGGCTACGTGGTCCCCACGGTTATAGTTACGTGTCGTAAGTGGGTTCGGGATGGAAACTCCGACGGTCGGGGCTCTCGCGTCGCTGGCGGATCGATCGACGAAGAGAGACCGCAGCGGCCCGAACACCTACGGTGAGACTGTCGACGCTCGGTAGACCTTCTTGCGGGCGTCGGGCAGAAAGACCTCTTCGGTGACGAGATCGGCTTCCGAGAGGGTTTCGAGCGCGGCGCGCACGGTTCGTTTCGGGAGCAGCGTCTCCTCGGCCAGCTGTGCCTGCGTCATCGCGCCTTCGCTGTCGAGCACCCAGTGGACGAACTTGGCACTCGGCGGTGCGTCTTCGAGCTGGTGGCGCGGCAGTGACTCACCGGTGTCGGACTGTGTCGTTGCGGTCATCCAGTGACCACCCATTGTGGCTTCTGCATTAATAGCTCTTGGTTACCGCCAGCATACCCGGTCTGACCGACGTGTGGCGCGACGTGGACTCAGCCCTCGCGTTGTTCGCTGGCGGCCGCCGCCAGCGCGTCGATCGTCGCCGGATTCTCGATGCTGCTGGTGTCGCCGATCGTCTCGCCGGTGTAGGCACTCGCGACGGCCCGGCGGACGATCTTGCCGCTCTGGGTCTTGGGGAAGCCGTCGACGAAGACCACGTCTCGGGGCCGGAACGGCTTGCCGAGTTCGCGACCGACCTGCGAGCGCAGATCCGCCCGGAGGTCCGCGTCGGCCTCGGCACCGTCTTCGAGGACGACGAACGCGGCGACGGCGGTGCCCGTCGTGTCGTCTGGCACGCCGACGGCGGCGGCCTGATTGACGGCGTCGTGTGCGATCAGTGCCCCCTCGACCTCCGCGGGGCCGACCTTCCGACCGGCGACGTTGAGCGCGTCGTCGGCTCGGCCGTGGAGGTACCAGAGTCCGTCCTCGTCTTTCTGGGCCCAGTCGCCGTGGTTCCAGCAGTCCTCCCACGTCGACCAGTACGCTTCGAGGTAGCGCTCGTCGCCGCTCCACAGGGACTTTGTCGTGCTGGGACAGGAGTCTCGTGCCACGAGAAAGCCCCGCTCGTGGTCGTCCGCGACGGATTCGCCGGTGCTGTCGACGATGTCGACGTCCATCCCCAGTCCCGGCCCGCCCAGCGTGCAGGGCTTGAGGGGCTGAATCGGCATCGGCATGAGGAAGCACCCGCAGATCTCGGTGCCGCCGGAGATGTTGATGATCGGAGTCTCGCCGCCGCCGACGTGCTCGTAGAACCACCGCCAGGACTCGTCGTCCCAGGGTTCGCCCGTCGATCCCAGCAGCCGTAGCGACGAGAGGTCGTGGGCCTCGACGGGGTCGGTGCCGTGCTTGCGAAGCGCACGGATCGCCGTCGGACTGATGCCGAACTGGGTCAGTCCGTGGCGTTCGATCATGTCCCAGAAGCGGTCCGGGCCGGGATAGTCGGGCGCGCCCTCGTACATGAAGACGGTGCCGCCGAACGTGTGGGTCCCGATCAGCGTCCAGGGGCCCATCATCCAGCCGATGTCGGAGACCCGGAAGAACCGGTCTGCGGGCTGCAAGTCGAACCCGAAGTGTAGTTCCTTCGCCGTCTGCACCTGGACCCCGGCGTGCGTGTGGACGATCCCCTTGGGTTCGCCGGTGGTCCCCGAAGAGTACAGCAGCATCGACTCGTCGTTCGCGTCGAGGCGCTCGGTCTCGAAGGTCGCGTCGGCGGTTCCGACGGCGTCGGCCCACCGCTCGTCGCGATCGGTCCAGGGGATCTCGTCGACCACACCCAGGCGGTCGAAGACGACCGTGTCCGTGACGCCGCCGGCCTGATCGATGGCCTCGTCGAGGGT
Above is a genomic segment from Halomicrobium sp. LC1Hm containing:
- a CDS encoding beta-CASP ribonuclease aCPSF1, whose product is MSSADETLEKIRTTVEQETPDDIEIASVTFEGPELVIYTPDARKVANRDRLVPNLAQTLQKRINVRPTQGALVNEQRAREEISSTIPEAAGVQNLDFDHDTGEVFIEAEKPGLVIGRHGETLDEISASVGWTPEVVRTPPMESSTVSNVRNFLKQERTERRDILERVGRQINRPTTDDADWVRLTTLGCCREVGRAAFILSTPESRILIDCGDKPGAEGEVPYLQAPEALAAGPQSIDAVVLTHAHLDHSALIPILFKYGYDGPIYTTAPTRDLMGLLQLDYLDVAAKEGRAPPYESQQVRDALKHTIPVEYGNVTDIAPDVKLTMHNAGHILGSAVSHFHIGDGHYNVAFSGDIHYRDTRLLDGAVNDFPRVETLVLESTYGGKNDYQTDQADSERVLKKAINEAHDRGGKILIPAFAVGRSQELMLVLEEAMRSGDIPTVPVYLDGMIREATAIHTAYPEYLRDDLRQRILYEDENPFLAEQFQQVDGGQEMRQDIADDEPCIVLTTSGMVTGGPVMSWLRLLGSDPDNTMMFVGYQAEGTLGRQIQRGQDEITLSDGSGPRAERVSLKMEVETVDGFSGHADRQGLETFVETMHPRPEKVICVHGDEQSTNQLSSALYQKFNMRTYNPKNLETFRFV
- a CDS encoding AMP-binding protein: MGEFVHVPDESFVEETNVAQFMRTYDIADYEELIARTTGHVDGEPASGIDWFWDEIVGYLDIEFYEPYDEIRDDTDGPQFTRWYPGGTINLAHNVVDRHAALDSEARNRVACIWEGEPGDQRHVTYHDLHRQANRVANALRERGIERGDTVGLYMPMVPEVVSILYGCFKLGAIAVPIFSGFGVDATATRIADSDCSVLFTADGFYRRGDEIRLKDTLDEAIDQAGGVTDTVVFDRLGVVDEIPWTDRDERWADAVGTADATFETERLDANDESMLLYSSGTTGEPKGIVHTHAGVQVQTAKELHFGFDLQPADRFFRVSDIGWMMGPWTLIGTHTFGGTVFMYEGAPDYPGPDRFWDMIERHGLTQFGISPTAIRALRKHGTDPVEAHDLSSLRLLGSTGEPWDDESWRWFYEHVGGGETPIINISGGTEICGCFLMPMPIQPLKPCTLGGPGLGMDVDIVDSTGESVADDHERGFLVARDSCPSTTKSLWSGDERYLEAYWSTWEDCWNHGDWAQKDEDGLWYLHGRADDALNVAGRKVGPAEVEGALIAHDAVNQAAAVGVPDDTTGTAVAAFVVLEDGAEADADLRADLRSQVGRELGKPFRPRDVVFVDGFPKTQSGKIVRRAVASAYTGETIGDTSSIENPATIDALAAAASEQREG
- a CDS encoding low specificity L-threonine aldolase, whose protein sequence is MSGHDDTIDLRSDTVTRPSTAMREAARNAPVGDDVYGEDPTVAELESRAADLLGKADALFVPSGTMGNQIAVRAHTERGQELLLDRESHIYRWELGGTAQHAQLQCRTVDAEERCVPTPEQINEAFVAEDLHRPGTGLVTLENTHNYRGGVAIPEAHVDAACDAAHALDVPVHLDGARLWNAAVALDTTPAALAREADSVMACLSKGLGAPVGSVLAGTESFVAEARRLRKLFGGGMRQAGMIAAPGLEALDNVDRLADDHENARRLATGLDTIDGLRVPTPETNIVVVDSEPAGITSEAFVEGCVARGVRCGSVSEYTTRLCTNLDVDRADVDAAIDRIGRVVREVSE
- a CDS encoding MarR family transcriptional regulator; the encoded protein is MTATTQSDTGESLPRHQLEDAPPSAKFVHWVLDSEGAMTQAQLAEETLLPKRTVRAALETLSEADLVTEEVFLPDARKKVYRASTVSP
- a CDS encoding helix-turn-helix domain-containing protein; this encodes MTDASEPLEVWCAGEEWCPITTTASVIGKKWHPVLVHRLLEHGPSGFNELKESVDGISSKVLSDSLEDLQEHSLVDREVISEQPFRVQYSLTERGSSLEPVIDAMAEWGKAHLTEPSDDAAQQA